In Equus caballus isolate H_3958 breed thoroughbred chromosome 26, TB-T2T, whole genome shotgun sequence, the following are encoded in one genomic region:
- the SIK1 gene encoding serine/threonine-protein kinase SIK1, translated as MVIMSEFSAAPAGSGQGQQKPLRVGFYDIERTLGKGNFAVVKLARHRVTKTQVAIKIIDKTRLDSSNLEKIYREVQIMKLLNHPHIIKLYQVMETKDMLYIVTEFAKNGEMFDYLTSNGHLSENEARKKFWQILSAVEYCHSHHIVHRDLKTENLLLDGNMDIKLADFGFGNFYKSGEPLSTWCGSPPYAAPEVFEGKEYEGPQLDVWSLGVVLYVLVCGSLPFDGPNLPALRQRVLEGRFRIPFFMSQDCETLIRRMLVVDPAKRITVAQIRQHRWMQADPSLLRQACPAFSALSYNSNLGDYDEQVLGIMQTLGVDRQRTVESLQNSSYNHFAAIYYLLLERLKEYRNAQPSARPGPARQPRPRSSDLSGFEVPQEGLPGDAFRSALLCPQPQSLGQSVLQAEMDCDLHSSLQPLFFPVDTNCNGVFRHRSISPTSLLDTTISEEVRQGQGLEEEQEAQMPLPSSSGRRHTLAEVSTCFSPGAPPCIVISSSVASPSEGTSSDSCLTSAGDGLVGLSGRLATQGLLGTCSPLRLASPLLGAQSATPVLQAQEALGGAAPLPVSFQEGRRASDTSLTQGLKAFRQQLRKNARTKGFLGLNKIKGLARQVCQPSSSSRATRGGLNAFQLPAPSPGLHGSGASSREGRSLLEEVLHQQRLLQLQHHPAAPPTCQQAPLVLGPCDGALLVSGLQKGLGLGPGPLLPPHLLQAGASPVASAAQLLDAHLRISRTSAPLPAATPPQPPFTMLPPRFDPTGLPQGDCEMEDLTSGQLGTFVLVQ; from the exons ATGGTGATCATGTCCGAGTTCAGCGCGGCCCCCGCGGGCTCAGGCCAGGGCCAGCAGAAGCCCCTCCGCGTGGGCTTCTACGACATCGAGCGGACCCTGGGCAAGGGCAATTTCGCGGTGGTGAAGCTGGCCCGGCATCGAGTCACCAAAACCCAG GTTGCGATAAAAATAATCGATAAAACACGATTAGATTCAagcaacttggagaaaatatatcGTGAGGTCCAGATCATGAAGCTGCTGAATCACCCTCATATCATAAAGCTTTATCAG GTTATGGAAACAAAGGATATGCTTTATATCGTCACTGAATTTGCAAAAAACGGAGAGATGTTTG ATTATTTGACTTCCAACGGGCACCTAAGCGAGAATGAAGCCCGGAAGAAGTTCTGGCAGATTCTGTCGGCCGTGGAGTACTGCCACAGCCACCACATTGTTCACCGGGACCTCAAGACCGAGAACCTGCTGCTGGATGGCAACATGGACATCAAGCTGGCAG ATTTCGGATTTGGGAATTTCTACAAGTCAGGAGAGCCTCTGTCCACGTGGTGTGGGAGCCCCCCGTACGCAGCCCCGGAAGTCTTCGAGGGGAAGGAATATGAAGGCCCTCAGCTGGACGTCTGG AGCCTCGGCGTTGTGCTGTACGTCCTCGTCTGTGGGTCTCTCCCCTTCGATGGGCCCAACCTTCCGGCTCTGCGGCAGCGCGTGCTGGAGGGCCGCTTCCGCATCCCCTTCTTCATGTCCCAGG ACTGTGAGACGCTGATCCGCCGCATGCTGGTGGTGGACCCCGCCAAGCGCATCACCGTGGCCCAGATCCGGCAGCACAGGTGGATGCAGGCCGACCCCTCCCTGCTTCGGCAGGCCTGCCCCGCCTTCTCCGCGCTCAGCTACAACTCCAACCTGGGCGATTACGACGAGCAGGTGCTGGGCATCATGCAGACCCTCGGGGTCGACCGGCAGAGGACGGTGGAG tCGCTGCAGAACAGCAGCTATAACCACTTTGCTGCCATTTATTACCTCCTCCTCGAGCGCCTGAAGGAGTATCGGAACGCCCAGCCGTCGGCCCGCCCCGGCCCAGCCAGGCAGCCGAGGCCTAGAAGCTCGGACCTCAGCGGCTTTGAG GTGCCTCAGGAAGGGCTCCCCGGCGATGCTTTCCGGTCCGCCCTGCTGTGCCCGCAGCCCCAGAGCCTGGGGCAGTCCGTCCTGCAGGCTGAAATGGACTGTGACCTCCACAGCTCGCTCCAG CCCCTATTCTTCCCTGTGGACACCAACTGCAACGGAGTGTTCCGGCATCGCTCCATCTCCCCCACCAGCCTGCTGGACACGACCATCAGCGAGGAGGTcaggcagggccagggcctcgaggaggagcaggaggcacaGATGCCCCTGCCCAGCAGCTCAGGCCGGAGGCACACGCTGGCCGAGGTCTCCACCTGCTTCTCCCCGGGCGCCCCTCCCT GTATAGTCATCTCCTCCTCTGTGGCGAGTCCTTCCGAAGGCACCAGCTCCGACAGCTGTCTGACCTCAGCGGGTGATGGCCTGGTGGGGCTCAGCGGAcgcctggccactcagggtctgCTGGGCACCTGCTCCCCACTCCGACTGGCCTCACCACTCCTGGGGGCCCAGTCGGCCACACCAGTGCTCCAGGCGCAGGAGGCCCTGGGGGGAGCCGCCCCGCTCCCCGTCAGCTTCCAGGAAGGCCGGAGGGCGTCGGACACCTCACTCACTCAAG GGCTGAAAGCCTTTCGGCAGCAGCTGAGGAAGAATGCGCGGACCAAAGGGTTTCTGGGGCTGAACAAGATCAAGGGGCTGGCTCGCCAGGTGtgccagccctcctcctccagccggGCCACCAGGGGTGGCCTGAACGCCTTCCAGCTGCCCGCGCCGAGCCCAGGCCTGCATGGCAGCGGGGCCAGCAGCCGGGAGGGCAGGAGTCTGCTGGAGGAGGTGCTGCACCAGCAGAG GTTGCTCCAGTTGCAGCATCACCCGGCAGCCCCACCCACCTGCCAGCAGGCCCCGCTGGTCCTCGGCCCCTGTGACGGCGCCCTCCTGGTGTCTGGACTCCagaaggggctggggctggggcccggCCCACTGCTGCCACCCCACCTCCTGCAGGCTGGGGCCTCCCCCGTGGCATCGGCAGCCCAGCTCCTGGACGCCCACCTGCGCATCAGCCGCACCTCAGCCCCCCTCCCGGCTGCCACTCCCCCACAGCCGCCCTTCACCATGTTGCCCCCGAGGTTCGACCCCACGGGGCTGCCTCAGGGGGACTGTGAGATGGAGGACCTGACCTCTGGCCAGCTGGGCACGTTTGTCCTGGTGCAGTGA